Proteins encoded together in one Chryseobacterium taklimakanense window:
- the nadA gene encoding quinolinate synthase NadA — protein sequence MSTETLDKTKDQLPVKGFLDLKNVFIPQGEELVQAILDLKKEKNAVILAHYYQPAEIQDIADFLGDSLQLARQAKETDADMIAFCGVHFMAEAAKILNPTKKVVLPDLQAGCSLADGCSGEGLRKMREQHPGAMIATYINCNAETKAESDIIVTSSNAETIINALPKDVPLIFAPDKNLGRYLMKKTGREMILWDGSCIVHEAFSMERIAKQLAEHPDAKLIAHPESETPVLDLAHFIGSTSALLNYVEKDEATKFIVATEEGILHEMRKRAPHKTLIPALVFDESCNCSECFFMKRNTMEKLYLCMKYELPEITMDEELRQKALVPIEKMLELSKSIK from the coding sequence ATGAGTACAGAGACTTTAGATAAAACAAAAGACCAGCTACCGGTAAAGGGATTTTTAGATTTAAAAAATGTATTTATCCCACAGGGCGAAGAACTGGTGCAGGCAATTTTAGACCTTAAAAAGGAAAAAAATGCGGTGATTTTGGCCCACTACTATCAACCGGCAGAAATTCAGGATATAGCTGATTTTCTGGGCGATTCGCTTCAGCTGGCGCGTCAGGCAAAGGAGACCGATGCTGATATGATTGCCTTTTGTGGTGTACACTTCATGGCAGAGGCAGCTAAAATCCTGAATCCAACCAAAAAAGTAGTTCTTCCGGATCTGCAGGCGGGCTGTTCATTGGCTGACGGCTGCAGCGGCGAAGGTTTGAGGAAAATGCGCGAACAGCATCCTGGAGCGATGATCGCGACTTACATCAACTGTAATGCTGAAACTAAGGCTGAAAGTGATATCATTGTGACGAGTTCAAACGCAGAAACCATCATCAACGCTTTGCCAAAAGATGTTCCGCTGATTTTCGCACCAGATAAAAATTTGGGAAGATACCTGATGAAAAAAACCGGCCGCGAAATGATTCTTTGGGACGGTTCATGCATCGTGCACGAGGCTTTTTCGATGGAAAGAATCGCAAAACAGCTGGCAGAACATCCGGATGCAAAACTTATTGCGCACCCGGAAAGTGAAACGCCTGTATTGGATTTGGCACATTTCATCGGTTCTACTTCAGCACTTTTAAATTATGTTGAAAAAGATGAGGCGACGAAATTTATCGTGGCTACCGAAGAAGGGATTCTGCATGAAATGAGGAAACGCGCGCCACACAAAACGCTAATTCCGGCATTGGTTTTCGATGAAAGCTGCAACTGCTCGGAGTGTTTCTTCATGAAGCGCAACACGATGGAAAAACTTTATTTATGCATGAAGTACGAGCTTCCGGAAATTACGATGGATGAAGAACTACGCCAGAAAGCGCTGGTACCGATAGAAAAAATGCTGGAACTTTCGAAATCTATAAAGTAG
- the folB gene encoding dihydroneopterin aldolase yields MPKIIIEDLKIYAYHGVLPEETKTGTYYLINLEMNVDIWNATESDDLNDTVNYAEINEIIHTEMKIPSKLLEKVCGRIIHKIHEKFPQIESLKIKLTKTSPPMMGEMKGVSVEFEKKF; encoded by the coding sequence ATGCCAAAAATTATCATTGAGGATTTAAAAATATACGCGTATCACGGCGTTTTACCCGAAGAAACGAAAACCGGAACTTATTATCTCATCAACCTTGAGATGAATGTAGATATCTGGAACGCCACTGAATCTGATGACTTGAATGATACGGTCAATTACGCAGAAATCAATGAAATTATCCATACAGAAATGAAGATCCCGTCCAAGCTTCTTGAAAAAGTTTGCGGGAGAATTATCCACAAAATTCACGAAAAATTCCCACAAATAGAATCCCTGAAAATAAAACTGACGAAAACTTCACCACCGATGATGGGCGAAATGAAGGGTGTTTCTGTAGAATTTGAGAAGAAATTCTAA
- a CDS encoding LLM class flavin-dependent oxidoreductase, which translates to MIKPKLSVLDLAPVKKDKTIHQTFQDSLDLARHVENLDFKRFWLAEHHNMASIASSATSVLIGFIANGTSTIRVGSGGVMLPNHSSLVIAEQFGTLESLFPGRIDLGVGRAPGTDGVTARALGRNPAIINEQFPRQIMELQQYFSAENFTAPVRAIPGEDCDIPIYVLGSSTDSAWLAAELGLPYAFAGHFAPQMMDMAFNIYRENYQPGEKFPNPYIIACVNGIAAETDAEAQKLANTLYMAFVNIIRDDRKPFSAPVDDMDAYWNPAEKMHVLNMLRYSFIGGPENVRTQIQNFQERFDVDEIMITSHIYDHEARKNSYSIIRNVMDGL; encoded by the coding sequence ATGATAAAACCCAAACTTTCCGTACTCGACCTGGCACCTGTAAAAAAAGATAAAACCATACATCAAACCTTTCAGGACAGCCTGGACCTGGCACGCCACGTTGAAAATTTAGATTTCAAAAGATTTTGGCTCGCCGAACATCACAATATGGCGAGTATTGCAAGTTCCGCGACATCTGTTCTGATTGGATTTATTGCCAACGGCACTTCCACAATCCGTGTGGGCTCCGGTGGCGTGATGCTTCCGAATCACAGTTCGCTGGTGATTGCAGAACAGTTCGGCACTTTAGAATCACTTTTCCCTGGGAGGATTGATTTGGGCGTTGGCCGAGCTCCCGGCACTGACGGCGTTACCGCCAGGGCATTGGGCAGAAATCCGGCAATCATCAATGAACAGTTCCCGAGGCAGATTATGGAATTGCAGCAATATTTTTCTGCAGAAAATTTTACAGCACCGGTACGTGCAATTCCGGGCGAGGACTGCGACATTCCGATTTACGTTTTGGGATCGTCTACAGACAGCGCGTGGCTTGCCGCGGAATTGGGGCTTCCGTACGCTTTCGCGGGACATTTTGCCCCACAGATGATGGATATGGCGTTTAATATTTACAGGGAGAATTATCAGCCGGGAGAAAAATTCCCGAACCCTTACATCATCGCCTGTGTAAACGGTATTGCTGCAGAAACCGATGCCGAAGCGCAAAAGCTGGCCAACACTTTATACATGGCTTTTGTGAATATCATCCGTGACGACAGGAAACCTTTTTCGGCGCCGGTTGATGATATGGACGCTTACTGGAATCCTGCCGAAAAAATGCATGTTTTGAATATGCTGCGCTACAGTTTTATTGGCGGCCCGGAAAATGTAAGAACTCAAATTCAGAATTTCCAGGAGCGTTTCGATGTGGATGAAATCATGATCACTTCGCACATTTACGATCACGAAGCGCGGAAAAATTCGTACAGCATTATCCGGAACGTAATGGACGGGCTTTAG
- a CDS encoding helix-turn-helix domain-containing protein encodes MNQHLFELAEHTSRSIFLTGKAGTGKTTFLNEFVTKTRKKHIVVAPTGIAAINAGGVTIHSMFGLPLRPFLPTTERIDGNLGNNISDLMQHFKYRKDKLKLLREIEIIIIDEVSMLRADVLDMMDFSLRHIRRNQNKFGGVQMLFIGDLYQLPPVVRDENILSQYYESPFFFSSKALKEMNLVTIELTKVYRQKDENFLEILNAIRDGNRQDIDFELLNSRYNPDFEPKEEPYVYLTSHNRMADQINQQKLKNLPGKSYFYEAKITGDFRENQYPNELELELKAGSQIMFIRNDASSERKYFNGKLAEVIRLDDDDIYVQIDGSDEEYKLKKEIWEQKVYSLDTEKNIKEEVLGSFEQYPIRLAWAVTIHKSQGLTFDRVIIDAGKSFASGQVYVALSRCRTMEGIVLKSKITPDVIFNDSRVSGFQDSTNANDKIGEILSAEKYDYSIGKILHRVDCKWISNSVESWYKSANESKKIDHEKAKNLYFIIKKESVNLNEIYDKFNRILVSKTKKFIDGNEQWSEIESKAKGAVLFFFNNINEKIFNPFKEFYAETKGVTGLKAYNEDTRTFLDDLEDYLKDLQTLQLLDKSLFEEKDRKDISTKIAKIPSHIITWQLFIEGKTIGEIAKERGVLSTTIIGHFSKFAETGVLKKEDLKRILPKEKIETFESLHKIASFDNLNDWKKELPDDFDYGEIRLLWTFFDKLKKK; translated from the coding sequence ATGAACCAGCATCTTTTTGAACTCGCCGAACACACCAGCCGCAGCATTTTTCTCACCGGGAAAGCAGGCACAGGGAAAACAACGTTTCTGAACGAGTTCGTAACCAAAACCAGAAAAAAACATATCGTCGTCGCACCTACAGGAATTGCGGCCATCAATGCCGGTGGCGTAACCATCCATTCCATGTTTGGGCTGCCGCTGCGCCCCTTTCTGCCGACTACGGAACGCATCGACGGCAATCTCGGCAATAACATTTCTGACCTGATGCAGCATTTCAAATATCGGAAAGATAAACTCAAGCTTTTGCGGGAAATTGAAATCATCATCATCGATGAAGTTTCGATGCTGCGTGCAGATGTTTTGGATATGATGGATTTTTCTCTGCGCCATATCCGCAGGAACCAAAATAAATTTGGCGGTGTACAGATGCTTTTCATCGGCGATTTATACCAGTTGCCACCAGTGGTTCGCGATGAAAATATACTTTCGCAATATTATGAATCCCCATTTTTTTTCAGCTCAAAAGCGCTGAAGGAAATGAACCTCGTCACCATAGAACTCACCAAAGTTTACCGCCAGAAAGATGAAAATTTCCTCGAAATCCTCAATGCGATTCGCGACGGAAACCGTCAGGACATAGATTTTGAGTTGCTGAATTCACGGTACAATCCCGATTTTGAGCCCAAAGAAGAACCTTACGTGTACCTGACCTCGCACAACAGAATGGCCGACCAGATCAATCAGCAAAAACTGAAAAACCTGCCCGGCAAGTCATATTTCTACGAAGCTAAAATTACCGGTGATTTCAGGGAAAATCAGTATCCTAACGAGCTGGAACTGGAGCTGAAAGCGGGTTCGCAGATTATGTTCATAAGAAATGATGCCAGCAGCGAGAGAAAATATTTCAACGGAAAACTCGCAGAAGTCATTCGCCTGGATGATGATGATATTTACGTGCAAATCGATGGTTCCGACGAAGAATATAAACTGAAAAAAGAAATTTGGGAGCAGAAAGTTTATTCCCTCGACACAGAAAAAAATATCAAGGAAGAGGTTCTGGGCAGCTTCGAGCAATACCCGATCCGGCTGGCGTGGGCAGTGACGATTCACAAATCGCAGGGGCTCACTTTTGACCGCGTGATTATCGATGCGGGAAAATCCTTCGCTTCCGGACAGGTTTACGTAGCACTTTCGCGCTGCAGGACTATGGAAGGCATTGTCTTAAAATCGAAGATTACGCCCGATGTTATTTTTAATGACAGCCGCGTCTCGGGATTTCAGGATTCCACCAATGCAAACGACAAAATAGGAGAAATTTTAAGTGCTGAAAAATACGATTACAGCATCGGAAAGATTCTGCACCGGGTGGATTGCAAATGGATTTCAAATTCGGTAGAAAGCTGGTACAAATCTGCCAACGAAAGCAAAAAAATCGATCATGAAAAGGCAAAAAACCTTTATTTCATCATCAAAAAAGAATCGGTAAATCTGAACGAAATTTACGACAAATTCAACCGGATTCTGGTTTCAAAAACTAAAAAATTCATAGACGGAAACGAGCAATGGAGTGAAATTGAAAGCAAAGCCAAAGGCGCCGTGCTCTTTTTCTTCAACAATATCAACGAGAAGATCTTCAATCCGTTCAAGGAGTTTTATGCAGAAACCAAAGGTGTTACCGGCCTGAAAGCTTACAATGAAGATACACGCACTTTCCTCGATGATCTGGAAGATTATTTGAAAGATCTACAAACCCTTCAGCTCTTAGATAAATCTTTATTTGAAGAAAAAGACAGGAAGGACATCTCAACGAAAATCGCGAAAATCCCCAGCCACATCATAACATGGCAGCTGTTCATTGAAGGTAAGACCATTGGCGAAATCGCTAAAGAACGCGGCGTTCTGAGCACGACAATCATCGGACATTTCTCGAAATTTGCGGAAACCGGAGTTTTAAAAAAAGAAGATTTAAAGAGGATTCTCCCAAAAGAAAAAATAGAAACTTTCGAAAGCCTTCATAAAATAGCATCGTTCGATAACCTCAACGACTGGAAAAAGGAGCTCCCTGATGATTTTGACTATGGAGAAATCCGCTTATTATGGACGTTTTTTGATAAATTAAAGAAAAAGTAA
- a CDS encoding YihY/virulence factor BrkB family protein yields the protein MKLKELWNIAVTTFKDWSARDVGTDAASLAYSAIFSMPGLLIIVIWFAGIFFGEEAVRGEITSFLGSMMGHDVGKSVEEMVVSGMVDKKNVVMKAVGVASLVFGATTLFFQLQKSLNKLWDVVAAPKRAWEKYILDRANSLGMILIIAFLLLITLLISAFIGLANNWVIHKFGIETLAFMNIINAVIGFLVTMLLFAAIFKILPDVELEWKSVWIGAAVTAALFTVGKFLLTYYFDTFKPTSSFGTAGTIILLMLWINYTCQIIFFGAEFTKVYAKKKGHKLIPSKHAKWSPKIVPQDTSHEVISVADNSKKGPKDSLI from the coding sequence ATGAAACTGAAGGAACTCTGGAATATCGCCGTTACCACATTCAAAGACTGGAGTGCGCGGGATGTCGGAACTGATGCAGCAAGCCTTGCATACAGTGCCATTTTCTCCATGCCAGGTTTATTAATCATCGTTATTTGGTTTGCCGGAATATTCTTTGGTGAAGAAGCCGTACGTGGTGAGATCACCTCTTTTCTGGGTTCTATGATGGGCCACGACGTAGGCAAAAGTGTGGAAGAAATGGTCGTGAGCGGCATGGTAGACAAGAAAAATGTCGTTATGAAAGCCGTTGGTGTAGCGTCTTTGGTATTTGGTGCAACGACGTTGTTTTTTCAGTTACAAAAATCACTCAACAAGCTGTGGGATGTTGTTGCGGCGCCGAAAAGGGCGTGGGAAAAATATATTCTCGACCGGGCCAATTCATTGGGAATGATTTTAATTATTGCTTTCCTACTACTTATCACCCTGTTAATCAGTGCATTTATCGGATTAGCCAACAATTGGGTTATTCATAAATTCGGGATTGAGACCCTGGCTTTTATGAATATTATTAATGCTGTAATCGGATTTCTGGTGACCATGCTGCTTTTCGCAGCGATATTCAAAATCCTGCCCGATGTTGAACTGGAATGGAAATCAGTTTGGATTGGTGCTGCCGTTACGGCGGCCCTGTTTACGGTAGGTAAATTTCTCCTCACCTATTATTTTGACACTTTTAAACCAACTTCATCATTTGGAACTGCCGGAACCATCATTCTTCTAATGCTCTGGATCAATTACACCTGTCAAATCATCTTTTTCGGAGCAGAATTCACGAAAGTCTACGCCAAGAAAAAAGGGCACAAGCTCATCCCTTCAAAACACGCAAAATGGAGTCCGAAAATTGTTCCGCAGGATACTTCACATGAAGTAATTTCTGTAGCGGATAACAGTAAAAAAGGACCGAAGGACAGTTTAATTTAA
- a CDS encoding gamma carbonic anhydrase family protein, with protein sequence MALIKELLGKTPQIGNGTFLAETATVIGDVTMGESCSIWYNAVIRGDVHYIKMGNKVNVQDNAMLHCTYEKFPLNIGNNVSIGHNAIVHGCTLHDNVLIGMGAIVMDDCVVESNSIVGAGSVVTQGTHIKSGEVWGGVPAKKLKDISAELLEGEVNRIANNYVKYSSWYKAGE encoded by the coding sequence ATGGCACTCATAAAAGAACTTCTGGGTAAAACCCCGCAAATTGGCAACGGAACTTTTTTGGCGGAAACGGCAACCGTAATCGGCGATGTAACGATGGGCGAAAGCTGCAGCATTTGGTACAATGCGGTGATCCGGGGTGATGTACATTATATTAAAATGGGCAATAAAGTAAATGTGCAGGACAATGCGATGCTGCACTGCACTTATGAGAAATTTCCTTTAAATATCGGCAATAACGTTTCCATAGGTCATAATGCGATTGTGCACGGCTGTACACTTCACGACAATGTTCTCATTGGCATGGGCGCAATAGTGATGGATGACTGCGTGGTGGAAAGCAACTCGATTGTGGGCGCAGGTTCCGTAGTGACGCAGGGAACGCATATCAAATCCGGTGAAGTGTGGGGCGGCGTTCCCGCCAAAAAACTGAAAGATATATCTGCAGAACTGCTGGAAGGTGAAGTGAACCGCATTGCGAATAACTATGTGAAATATTCCTCGTGGTACAAAGCTGGCGAATAG
- a CDS encoding NifU family protein: protein MRQITIEPTSNPKVMKFIADYTLIPGSVELDRNSDISEIPLAQELFYYPFVDKIFITANFVAVAKEDTVEWEHVSESLKNVIEDQLLENPRIYKSKKRELFPIYAEMTPNPNVMKFVSQRFIVEGFIEVKSKEAADEVPLANAIFDEFDFVEEVFISDNFVAVTRDNSVEWHQVMVAVRGFIAEYLQQGNKVSNIEPQKHENPVEKLINRDYTDDEQKISDILNEYVAPAVENDGGKISLLEYDAENKTAKMLLQGACSGCPSSTATLKGGIENILKQFAPELVEKVEAVNG from the coding sequence ATGAGACAAATCACGATAGAGCCCACTTCCAACCCAAAAGTAATGAAGTTCATTGCGGATTATACTTTGATCCCAGGTTCGGTAGAGTTAGACAGGAATTCGGATATCAGTGAAATTCCGTTAGCCCAGGAGCTTTTCTATTATCCTTTTGTAGATAAAATTTTCATCACAGCCAATTTCGTTGCAGTAGCGAAGGAAGACACTGTGGAATGGGAACACGTTTCAGAGAGTCTGAAGAATGTGATTGAAGACCAACTTTTGGAAAATCCAAGAATTTACAAGTCTAAAAAACGAGAACTTTTCCCAATTTATGCAGAAATGACGCCGAATCCCAATGTGATGAAGTTCGTTTCCCAAAGATTCATTGTTGAGGGATTCATCGAGGTAAAATCAAAAGAAGCGGCTGATGAAGTTCCTTTGGCAAATGCGATTTTTGATGAATTTGACTTTGTGGAGGAAGTTTTTATTTCCGACAATTTCGTGGCGGTAACACGGGATAATTCTGTAGAATGGCATCAGGTAATGGTGGCCGTTCGGGGATTCATTGCAGAATATTTGCAGCAGGGAAATAAAGTTTCAAACATTGAACCTCAAAAACATGAAAACCCGGTCGAAAAACTGATTAACCGCGATTATACGGATGACGAGCAAAAAATTTCTGACATTTTGAATGAATATGTTGCACCCGCAGTAGAAAATGACGGTGGAAAAATATCACTTCTTGAATATGATGCAGAGAACAAAACTGCAAAAATGCTGCTTCAGGGCGCCTGTTCTGGTTGTCCGAGCTCTACCGCTACATTAAAGGGCGGAATTGAAAATATTCTGAAACAGTTCGCTCCGGAGCTCGTGGAAAAAGTGGAAGCGGTAAACGGGTAA
- the hemH gene encoding ferrochelatase: MSKKGILLVNLGSPKSTKVEDVKEYLDEFLMDERVIDYRWFFRSLLVRGIILRTRPPKSAEAYKTVWTDEGSPLIVITKKIQQKLQKLVDVPVEIGMRYAEPSIKTGVQKLVDQGVTEIVLFPLYPQYAMSTTETVVEKAEEIRKKFFPNVKINYVQPFYNRDIYIDCLSESIREKLPDNFDALQFSYHGVPERHIYKTDPTKTCNLNDCCSRDYNPSHNFCYRHQCFKTTELVLEKLNLPKEKALVTFQSRLGKDKWIEPYTDETLENLPKKGVKNLAIVCPAFVSDCLETLEEISVEGREEFLHAGGENFHYIPCLNDEDRWIEVVKTLCEEKLSEFYLV; encoded by the coding sequence ATCTCAAAAAAAGGAATTTTACTCGTAAATCTCGGTTCGCCGAAATCTACGAAAGTTGAAGACGTAAAAGAATATCTGGACGAGTTCCTGATGGATGAGCGCGTGATTGATTACCGCTGGTTTTTCCGTTCGCTGTTGGTTCGCGGGATTATTTTGAGAACGCGCCCGCCAAAATCTGCCGAAGCCTATAAAACAGTCTGGACGGATGAAGGTTCGCCTCTGATTGTCATTACCAAGAAAATTCAGCAGAAACTTCAGAAGCTGGTAGATGTACCGGTAGAAATTGGGATGAGGTATGCTGAGCCGAGCATTAAAACCGGAGTGCAAAAACTGGTTGATCAAGGGGTGACAGAAATAGTGCTTTTTCCGCTGTATCCGCAATATGCGATGAGCACTACGGAAACCGTGGTTGAAAAAGCTGAGGAAATCCGTAAAAAGTTCTTCCCGAATGTGAAAATTAATTACGTTCAGCCATTTTACAACCGCGATATTTACATTGATTGCCTAAGCGAAAGCATCAGGGAAAAACTTCCTGACAATTTCGATGCGCTGCAGTTTTCGTATCATGGTGTTCCTGAGCGTCACATTTACAAAACCGATCCCACGAAGACCTGTAATCTAAACGACTGCTGCTCCCGTGATTATAACCCGAGCCATAATTTCTGCTATCGCCATCAATGCTTTAAGACGACAGAACTGGTTTTGGAGAAGCTGAATTTACCCAAAGAAAAGGCTCTGGTAACTTTCCAGTCAAGGCTTGGAAAAGACAAATGGATTGAGCCTTACACCGATGAAACATTGGAAAACCTTCCGAAAAAAGGCGTAAAAAACCTTGCAATTGTTTGTCCGGCTTTCGTTTCAGATTGCCTGGAAACTCTGGAGGAGATTTCTGTAGAAGGTAGAGAAGAATTTCTGCATGCGGGCGGAGAAAATTTCCATTATATACCGTGTCTTAATGATGAAGACCGCTGGATTGAAGTGGTAAAAACCCTTTGCGAAGAGAAACTAAGCGAATTTTATTTGGTTTAA
- a CDS encoding type IX secretion system plug protein — protein sequence MKRFYYLFLLISALGFSQDIRSIQLFNPQTNDETPVIGFNEKLILKFDDLTNSSTIYRYTIKHFDRNWNDDGLFYTEFANGSMSGLIDRFEYSFNTYQNYTHYSLTFPNDKIQPKISGNFKLIVYKDSPTEPLFSKRFSVVEDGANLSLSLSRISDAKRPEINQRVEVQAIADGSAISSNLHSISLNVIQNNNWHTGIYSQKPTGSLGNKVLFQQMSLVFPGNNEFYYYDNKIIDRAFDMVSGAENVEGVNHTYLHPVWAYPLNYQYQPDVNGAFYFRRNDLGIERNADREGDYSWVYFLLDSEQIDKDLYVLGGFNDFIPSEENRMRYDAERKQYVAKIYLKQGFYNYILATKTPDGLVNYGDINGNFWQTENLYQAFLYYKPLGRNYDGLLGYGEFRTPLR from the coding sequence ATGAAAAGGTTTTATTATCTGTTTTTACTGATTTCGGCTCTGGGATTTTCGCAGGATATCCGGAGCATTCAGCTCTTTAATCCGCAGACCAATGATGAAACGCCGGTCATTGGCTTTAATGAAAAGCTTATCCTGAAGTTCGACGATCTGACAAATTCAAGCACCATTTACCGTTACACCATCAAACATTTTGACCGGAACTGGAACGATGACGGGCTTTTTTACACAGAGTTTGCCAACGGAAGCATGAGTGGCCTGATTGACCGGTTTGAATATTCGTTCAATACATATCAGAACTACACCCACTACAGCCTGACTTTTCCCAATGACAAGATCCAGCCAAAGATTTCAGGAAATTTCAAGCTGATTGTTTACAAAGATTCTCCAACGGAACCATTGTTCAGCAAGCGTTTTTCAGTGGTTGAAGACGGCGCGAATCTTTCTCTGAGTCTTTCAAGAATTTCAGATGCGAAACGGCCCGAAATAAATCAGCGCGTGGAGGTGCAGGCCATTGCAGACGGCTCTGCGATTTCATCTAACCTGCATTCTATAAGTTTAAATGTCATCCAAAACAACAACTGGCATACCGGAATTTACAGCCAAAAACCAACGGGATCACTTGGCAATAAAGTCTTGTTTCAGCAGATGAGTCTTGTTTTTCCCGGAAATAATGAGTTTTACTATTACGATAATAAAATTATAGACCGCGCATTTGATATGGTTTCTGGAGCAGAAAATGTGGAAGGCGTAAACCATACTTATCTTCATCCGGTCTGGGCATATCCGCTTAATTACCAGTATCAGCCGGATGTAAACGGAGCGTTTTATTTCCGGAGAAACGATTTGGGAATCGAAAGAAATGCCGACCGGGAGGGCGATTATTCCTGGGTGTATTTCTTACTGGATTCAGAACAAATTGATAAAGACCTGTACGTTCTAGGCGGTTTTAATGACTTTATACCATCCGAAGAGAATCGTATGCGGTATGATGCCGAAAGGAAGCAGTATGTTGCAAAAATCTACCTGAAACAGGGCTTTTATAACTATATTCTGGCTACAAAAACGCCTGACGGATTGGTAAATTACGGCGACATAAACGGAAATTTCTGGCAGACCGAAAATCTTTATCAGGCATTTCTTTATTACAAACCGCTCGGCAGAAACTATGATGGATTGCTTGGTTACGGGGAATTCAGGACACCGTTGAGATAG
- a CDS encoding MBL fold metallo-hydrolase, which yields MLQLQSFAFNPFSENTYVVYNEHENAFIIDPGNFSEHETQVLENFISENGLNIKNIILTHAHIDHVLGLQWAYDKFKVPVIMHEAEKEILDRNPMSARQFGFFFKPFEGEIHFISENEILKLDEDELKVYHVPGHSPGHVAYHCENQKFVISGDVLFQGSIGRTDLYKGDHQQLLETIRTKLFTLSDETEVFSGHGNPTTVGFEKNYNPFF from the coding sequence ATGCTTCAACTTCAGTCTTTTGCTTTCAATCCTTTTTCCGAGAACACCTATGTGGTTTATAATGAGCATGAAAACGCCTTCATCATCGATCCCGGGAATTTCAGCGAACACGAAACGCAGGTGCTGGAAAATTTCATTTCAGAAAATGGCTTGAACATCAAAAACATAATCCTGACGCACGCCCATATCGACCATGTGCTTGGTTTGCAGTGGGCTTATGATAAATTTAAAGTTCCTGTAATCATGCACGAAGCCGAAAAGGAAATCCTGGACCGCAATCCGATGAGTGCAAGGCAGTTTGGCTTTTTCTTTAAACCTTTTGAAGGTGAAATACATTTTATTTCAGAAAATGAAATTTTGAAACTTGATGAAGACGAACTGAAAGTTTATCACGTTCCCGGCCACTCTCCCGGGCACGTCGCATATCATTGTGAAAATCAAAAATTTGTGATCTCCGGCGATGTGCTTTTTCAGGGAAGTATCGGCCGAACAGATTTATATAAAGGCGATCACCAGCAACTGCTGGAAACTATACGAACGAAACTTTTTACTTTAAGTGACGAAACCGAGGTTTTCTCCGGACACGGAAATCCTACAACGGTAGGTTTTGAAAAAAACTATAATCCTTTTTTTTAG
- a CDS encoding thioredoxin family protein, with protein MANTPSNMLPLGTRAPFFELPNPSYSNELQNLEDLKGEKGTLVIFMCNHCPFVLHVIDKLAELYEDYNGKGIEFIAINSNDVEKYPDDSPEKMVEFQYEKKFEFPYLFDESQSIAKAYDAACTPDFYFFDEKLDLIYRGQMDDSRPGNTKEITGEDLIIAFENLLAGEPQEELQKPSMGCNIKWK; from the coding sequence ATGGCAAATACTCCTTCAAATATGCTCCCGCTGGGAACCAGAGCACCTTTTTTCGAACTTCCTAATCCGTCGTACAGCAATGAGCTGCAAAACCTTGAAGATTTAAAGGGTGAAAAAGGCACACTGGTGATTTTTATGTGTAACCACTGCCCATTCGTTCTTCACGTGATTGATAAACTTGCTGAACTGTATGAAGATTATAACGGTAAAGGCATTGAATTTATCGCAATAAACTCTAATGATGTGGAGAAATATCCGGACGATTCACCGGAAAAAATGGTAGAATTCCAGTACGAAAAAAAATTTGAGTTTCCTTATCTTTTTGATGAAAGCCAAAGCATTGCAAAAGCGTATGACGCAGCGTGTACACCAGATTTTTACTTCTTCGACGAAAAACTTGATCTAATTTACCGCGGACAAATGGATGATTCGCGCCCCGGAAACACGAAAGAAATCACAGGGGAAGATTTAATTATCGCATTTGAAAATCTCTTGGCAGGCGAACCGCAGGAAGAACTGCAGAAACCGAGTATGGGCTGCAACATTAAGTGGAAATAA